GTTCGCCTCGCGGAGCATCTCCTGGGCGAGGAAGTCCAGCGTGCGCCCGATGGGGCGGGCGTTGGAGCCCTGCAGGAGGTCGCGGAACTGGTCGAGGTGGGCCGAGAGACGCTTGATCTCCTCGGCGATGTCGGTCCGCTCGGCGTAGACGGCGATCTCGCGGATGAGGTCGGCGGGCTGGAGGGACAGGCCGGCCTCCTTGATGAGCGCGTCGATCCGCTGGCGCAGGCGCGACTCGTAGTCGGCGATGACGCCAGGGGCGCGGGCGCTCACGACGCCCAGGCGATCGGCGATGAAGTCCAGGTGCGCGCTGATGTCGGCGACCAGCACGCGCCCCTCGCGCTCGCGCATTTCCATCAGGCGATCGCAGGCGCGGTCGAGCAGGGGGAGGAAGGCGTCGCGCGCGCGGGCGAGCGTGTCTTCCTCGGACGCGGGGGGCTGGAGCACGCCGGGGAGGGTGAGGAGCGCCCCGATGTCGAACGCGGCGTTGTCGAGCGTGACGCCACGCAACTGCTCGACGTAGCGGGCGAGGGCCTTGGTGTTGATCTCGTAGGCGGCCTGCTCGGAGGCGTCGGCGCAGCGGGCGCTGACCGTCACCGTGCCGCGGGCGATGCGCTCGCGCAGGCGCGACTCGAACTCGGCCTCGAGGCCCTGGAAGGCCTCGGCGAGGCGGATGGTCGCCTTGAAGTACTTGTTGTTGAGGGAGCGGACTTCGAGGAAGTAATGGACGCCCTCGGCGGTGGTCGAGGCGTCCCCGTAGCCGGTCATGCTTCGGACCACGAGGTTCTCCGGAAGGTCAACGCCCGGGGGGCGTCTGCGGCGTGGGTGAAGGTGGTGTCGGGGTCGGCGCGGGAGCCTCGCCGGTGGCGGGGGCCGCGGGGGGCGTGTCCCCCGTGGCGGGCGGCGGCGCATCGCCCGCCGGGGGCGGGGTGGTCGCCGGCGTGCCGCCGGTGGCGGGGGCTTCGCCCGTGGCGGGCGCCGCGGCGCCGTCGGCGGAGCCCGCCTCGGACGTTGTCTCCTGCGGGCGCTGGGCCTGGATGAGCCCCTTGGAGGCGAAGTTCAGCGTGACCGCGAAGACGATGTACGCGATGAACATGATGAGCGTGAAGACGGTGAGCGCGTCGCCGGTCTTGGCGCCGAAGGCGGTCTGCCCGGAGCCGGCGCCCCCGCCGCCGAAGGCGCTGGCGAGCCCGCCTCCCTGGGGCTTCTGGATGAGCACCGTGAGGACGAGCATGACGCAAATGATGAGGAAGACGATCGCGAGGACCGCGAACGCCCACCACGACCAGCCCAGGGTGAGGATCGGCATGGAACGGAAGACCTTTCGGGACAACGCCGCGGTGCGACGCGGGGGAGAAGGGTAGCGCGTCGGGCGGGGCGGCGTGTTCCCGGGCGTCGAGAAGATCGTGCGGGGTGCTTGCGGCGCTTGGCGTAAAGCGTGAATGGCAGCCGGGGCTTGTCTTTTGCGCGCGCGGGTGTAGTCTCCATGGCGAAGGAGCGCCACATGACGAAACTCTTTGCCGGCACGGCGTTTATGTGTGTGTTCACAAGTCTCGCCTGCGGGAGCGTCACGTTCTCGGACGGTACCTTTGCGCCTTCCACGTGGGGTCAGGAACTCGTGACCGTGGGGCCGGGCGGCACCTCGGCGGCGTCGCAGGTCTCGACGGGGAACCCCGGGTTCGCACGCCGCGTGCAGAACACCGTGGAAGGCGGGGGGACGGTGTACGCCTTCAGCCGCTTCGGCACCGACCAGGCGACGCGGTACAACGCGTCGACGCAGGGCGCGATCCTGACAGTGGATTTCTCGATCGATCACCGGTTTGTCGAGGGGGTCGGCGGGGACGGGCAGGCAGTGCGTCTGGGCGCCAAACAGGGGCAGACGGTGTACGCCGCGGGATATGAGGTGACCGGTTCGTCGGGCTTGTGGGGCACGACGACATTTACGGGGTTGACGGCGGCGGACTTCTCGGCGCCGGGAGGCGGCGGGACGATCGACTTCAGCGCCACGGGCGCGCCGATCCGGTTCGGGTTCATCGCGGTGAACAGTTCGACCG
This genomic window from Planctomycetota bacterium contains:
- a CDS encoding YicC/YloC family endoribonuclease, producing MVRSMTGYGDASTTAEGVHYFLEVRSLNNKYFKATIRLAEAFQGLEAEFESRLRERIARGTVTVSARCADASEQAAYEINTKALARYVEQLRGVTLDNAAFDIGALLTLPGVLQPPASEEDTLARARDAFLPLLDRACDRLMEMREREGRVLVADISAHLDFIADRLGVVSARAPGVIADYESRLRQRIDALIKEAGLSLQPADLIREIAVYAERTDIAEEIKRLSAHLDQFRDLLQGSNARPIGRTLDFLAQEMLREANTIASKSPDAAISKATVDIKGAIDRIKEQSQNLE
- the secG gene encoding preprotein translocase subunit SecG; this encodes MPILTLGWSWWAFAVLAIVFLIICVMLVLTVLIQKPQGGGLASAFGGGGAGSGQTAFGAKTGDALTVFTLIMFIAYIVFAVTLNFASKGLIQAQRPQETTSEAGSADGAAAPATGEAPATGGTPATTPPPAGDAPPPATGDTPPAAPATGEAPAPTPTPPSPTPQTPPGR